From a single Pieris rapae chromosome 17, ilPieRapa1.1, whole genome shotgun sequence genomic region:
- the LOC111003801 gene encoding chromobox protein homolog 1, producing the protein MDVPMVSFPQSMDFPPDQIAMDTAEIVEKPTSQPPEITGPQSGRHEEFSVEKVLDRRVKNGKVEYLLKWKGYSNEDNTWEPEDNLDCPELISAYEDARLKREREAPAPTEAVDEGQTTRKRSKRGDKKTTKNRVEEIEKPRGLARGLAPEKILAGQLFHGTLFFLVQWENCTEVDVVPGHDLGQAYPDFVIRYYESCAPFSVRHPVGLVPRPAPELPIEEPEPNSDAPMEVNEPSQEVNDPVPETTELPTETEETQPITESESQPLEVPVN; encoded by the exons ATGGATGTACCTATGGTGTCATTTCCGCAATCTATGGATTTTCCACCAGATCAAATAGCAATGGATACAGCAGAGATTGTTGAGAAACCCACCTCACAACCTCCAGAGATAACAGGACCTCAGAGTGGAAGGCATGAGGAATTTTCAGTTGAAAAGGTTTTAGATAGGAGAGTTAAAAATGGAAAAGTTGAATATCTTCTAAAATGGAAAGGATACTCAAA TGAAGATAATACATGGGAACCAGAAGATAACTTAGATTGTCCTGAACTGATATCTGCTTATGAAGACGCACGGTTAAAGAGAGAGCGGGAAGCTCCAGCTCCAACAGAGGCTGTTGATGAAGGTCAAACAACAAGAAAGCGGTCAAAGAGAGGTGATAAGAAGACAACAAAAAACAGAGTAGAG GAGATAGAAAAACCCAGAGGGTTAGCTAGAGGTCTGGCTCCAGAGAAAATCTTGGCTGGACAACTTTTCCATggaactcttttttttttagttcaatG gGAAAACTGTACTGAAGTGGATGTAGTCCCAGGCCATGACCTAGGTCAAGCTTACCCTGACTTTGTGATACGGTATTATGAATCTTGTGCACCATTTAGTGTGAGGCACCCAGTTGGCTTAGTGCCTAGGCCTGCCCCCGAG CTTCCAATAGAAGAGCCGGAACCAAATTCTGATGCTCCAATGGAGGTGAATGAACCCTCACAGGAGGTCAATGACCCCGTACCTGAGACTACAG aattaCCCACAGAGACAGAAGAAACACAACCAATTACAGAAAGTGAATCCCAACCGTTAGAAGTTCCTGTTAACTGA
- the LOC111003793 gene encoding DNA-directed RNA polymerase I subunit RPA12, which produces MAEVGPFTSTTAFCARCGSILPLLNDFGLVKCYACKSIYEPDNFNKLKFNYTINFNTVSVLTNENILNLDNPEGPVVERKCPKCGCDRMSYATLQLRSADEGQTVFYTCVSCKYKETENS; this is translated from the exons ATGGCAGAGGTGGGACCATTTACTAGTACTACAGCATTTTGTGCAAGATGTGGATCTATACTACCTTTACTCAATGATTTTGGTCTTGTTAAATGCTATGCATGCAAATCGATTTATGAACCAGATA ATTTCAACAAGCTTAAATTCAATTACACTATTAACTTTAATACAGTGTCTGtcttaacaaatgaaaatattttaaatttggacaATCCTGAAGGCCCAGTTGTTGAAAGGAAGTGTCCTAAATGTGGTTGTGATAGAATGTCATATGCTACACTACAGTTGAGATCGGCTGATGAAGGGCAGACTGTCTTTTATACCTGTGTATCTTGCAA GTACAAGGAAACAGAAAATTCatag